The Helicobacter ganmani nucleotide sequence AAAAGGGCTAAAAATAATAATCCACTTAGAATCACAACTAAAATAAAAAGAATTTTTGTAATATTTTTTTCCAACTGAAAAATATAATTTGGGTCTTTTAAATTTATCATCTCTAGCCTCTATCTTTCTGTAAGATTTCTATATCATAACAAGCGCAAGGGCTTTGTTTGATAGCGTGTTTGCTGCTACAAGCACTCAATACCATACTTGTAATTACTAAACTTAAAACTAAAATCTTCTTCATCTATTGCTCCTTAATAATCTTCATCGGGCATTCTATGTCCTCTTATATAAAGCTCTCGCCACTCTTTTTCTCCATAAGCTCTTTTTAATGCTTTAAGATTCTTCACATCTCCAGCGTCTGAACTAAAGACATTCAAATGTCCCTGCAATCTTGATAGATTCACATCTAAAATGGCAGAATAATCCCCTCTTTTTAGTAGAATCTTGCGCTCTGTTGGATTGGTCTTATTCAAAAATGAGATTTCATTACCTGTAAGATTTGCCATTGTGCGTAAATCCTCTAAGGTTTGCTCGTTTTTGGTAGGGTAAATTAAAAAATTCACCATATTATTAATAAAAGAACTTCCTTTGGGAATGTTTTTAAAAAATCCAATGTCTTGTGTCGCTACCATTACCGAACCATTGATTTTTCTAACCTCCAAAATTGCTTCTAGTAGCTTTTCACGCATAATCTCATTATTCAAATAATCTTTTAACTCATCTACAAACACAAAGAACCCTTTATTTGTAGCTTTGGCATTGTTAGAGAGTTTATGAAAAATGTAAAATGCCATAAGCCCTGCTAGTGTCTTATCCTTGATGATTGCGTCCATATTTAAAATAGAGAGTTGTTCTTTAAAGTTTAGTGCATCTTCTTGGTGGTTAAAAATGGAATCCAAAAAGGGTTGATATGCCATTTTTAAATCCAATTTGCTAGGGTCGTTTTGTGTTTCAAGGGAGTTATGAAACTCTTTAAAATTAGGGTGTTCCACCATTTCCAATCTTTTTAAAGTATCTTGGATATTGTTAATAGCTTGAGTATCTTTTTCATCAATTCCTATCATCATTGCTAACCACGCTCTTAAAAAGTTAGAATTTTCAGTTGTTCTGGCTAAAGAAAAGGGATTAAGTTTAAATCCTGCTTCATCGTCTAAATCGTGATACTCTCCGCCGATATATTTTGCAAAATTGTGCATACCACGCATTTTATCCATTGCAAAAATATTCACATCGTATTTAAAGAGATTTGTCATTAGGAATTGCGTTAGGGCAGTTTTACCTGTGCCACTTGCCCCAATAATCATTGTATGCCCACTTGCTTCCTTACCACTTGTTGCGTGAAAATTAAAAAAATATGGGCTTCCACTCAAGTGTCTAAAGATTGTAACAGGCGCATTTCCCCAACGATTTTTATTGAATCCCAAAATATCATTTTCTAAATTTATCATTGTGGCTAGATTAGAGCTTTGCAAACTTCTTTTTCTTGCATTTAAATTGCTTCTGCTTGGAAAGAAAGAGAAAAATAAAGGGGCAAGATTTAATGTTTCAGCAATCATTGCTAAATATTGATTTTCTAGCACACCTTTAAGATGATTGGTTTTCTCATTTAACTCTTCTAAATTAGGAGCGTGAATCAAAATGGAATAGCTTGTTTCTAAGAGTTTCTCTCTGTCGCTTCGTATATCTTGGTCTAGCGCATTAAGCATTTCTTTGGCTTCTTGCACTGCAAAAATTGCCTTATCTTTAATATGCTTTAAAGCCTTTTCTTTTGGCACAACCTCACAACTAATAAAAATGCTATACTCTATATTTTCTCTTAAAACCGCAGTGCTGATATTGCTTGAAATGTTTTCAGTTTCATAAGCTTTTACACTGATGAATTTAGCATAGATTTTTTCACTTGTTTGTGTAGGTTCTAATGGATTGTTATTCTCATCTCTTGGAATCACACTATTCGCCCTATTTGTATGAAAAATAATGTAATCCTTTTTAAATTCCACATCGCTTGTAATGTAGCAATCTGTTAAAAGCTCATAGCTATATTTTAGATTTGTTTTGCTCATATTTGCATAGGTTGCAAAAAAGTTAATCAACTCATCAGAGCTTAATATTCTTGGTTTAAATTCGTTAAGCGTATTTTTTACAATTTGCTTTATAGATTCTAGTGTATTTGCCTTTTGGTCTAAGCCATAGTTGATTGACTTTGTTTGTTTTTGGATTCTGTCTAATTCTATGGTAGAAATTCCATTCCCCTCTTCCTTTTCTTTAGTAAATTTGTCTTTAAATTTATTCAATTCTCCCAAAATTGCTTTGCTTTTAGTAGAGATTATAAAATAATAAACAATTTGGTAAGCTTCACGCAGATTTTCCCATTTATCTATGATTTCTTTTGCATAAGGGTTTTTAATTTCAGGCTTGATATAGTCTAAAAGAATTTTCTCTTTTTTGCAAACAATACTTACGGCTACATCATCGCCTAAAGAGGTAAAAAAGCGATTTCTTGCTTCACTTAATGAAAGTTCTTCTTCAGGAGTGATTGCAGAATAACTATAACCAAATAATTCAAATCCAATACACAAATTTTTATCACTGGTTACAATGATTTCCTCATTATATTTTTGCGCAATATTATTCTCCAAAGCCATAGAAAAAATTTTGGGTTGTAGAATCGTAAAAATACTATCGCCCTCTTTTAAAATTTTATTTATCAAGGAAAATAATTCAGTTTTTGAGGAATCTTTGGGAGGCTTTTCTTGTCGCTGATTTTTTGAAAAAAAATTTTTTAAAAAAGACATCATTTTACCTTTATTTTTTTATGCAAAATATTTTTTTGATTTGATTTTAAAACGCATTTTAATAACATCATAAATATCTTCATCAAAAAACTCTAATGTATAAAGCAGAGCTAAAATAATAATCGCAACAGGAATCGCATAAAGTTGAAACAAAAACCAAAGAATAAAGCTTATAAAAGCCCAAATAGTCCAAGAAGTAATACTCAAGCCTTTTGCTTTTGGTTTTTTTGTTAATTCTCTGTAACAAAATGAATTTAACACTGCTTATTCCTTTTAAAAATTAAATCAAAGATTTAGAGATTCCCCAAACAATTCCTAAAATCACAGAAACTGCAATAATGCCTTTGATATGCTCCATCATTCTTTCTTTGTTAAACATTACAATGATGAGCAAAATCACAAGCCATAAAATCCCAATCACACTGACAAAAGTATTTACCATAGAGGCAATATCACTTGCAGTATTTGTAACTTGCGTTTCAAACTCGCCTTTAAATTTTCCAAGTGCGCTATCGCTTGCACCAAAGACTGCCATAGGCAAACACACAACCAACAAAAACGAAATTTTTTGTAAAAAACTCTTAAGCATTTACGCTCCTTTTCTTGAAAGATTTGAGAAATACTAACAACTTTTTTTTCATTATCAAAAACATATTTTTGCGGAAAGAGTTTTGAAAGAAATTGCGATAAATTAGGAGTTTAAAGGCTATTAATTTGCTTAAAATATTTTTAAAGTGTTACAAGCAATTTTAAAAAATATTGCTTTGCAAGAATCAATATAAGATAGTTACAAGAGGTTTAAAAAATCTTACAAATTCCGCAAATAAAATTTTGCAAAAAATTTTAAATTCTTATTGCAAAGAAATTTAAAACATAGTTACACTAAGATTCTAAAAAACAATGCTAAAATATTTTAAAAAAGATTACACTAAGACTTAAACAAAATTGCATTTGGATTCCAAAAACAAAACAAAAGAATTTTAAAAAAATATTGTAAGAAAATTTCAAAACTTTTTCAAAGAATTTGGCGATAAACTTTTTTATTTTTCTGAAAACTTCATTTTTGCAAAAAAATCTCTTTAGAAATGCCCTATTCATAGGCATTGATAAAGACTTTTTTTCTAAAAAAGCATACATTGGAAGGTTATCCTGCAAAAAATATTGTAATGATTGTTTAAATTAATTTTGATTAGAATATTTTTTAAGCAAGTTATAGAAAATATTTTTAAGGATTCTTGTTTTTGGCTTTGCATTATTTTCCAACTTTTAGAGAATTTAAAAAGCAGAAAGAGAAAGCACTATTTTTTGATTTTGAGGAAATTAAAGCAAAAAAAGTCAAGCAGCAATCTAATAAAAAAGGGATAGAGAGTTATCCGCAAAATCATTTTATCTATTTGTTTAAAAATATTAAAGGAGATTCCTCTTATACACAAAAACAAGCAGTAATAAAAAACATTTCAAACTTAAACAAAAATGGATTTAAAAACGCACTCAATTATTGCATTAAGCATAGCGAAAAATTCACTTGTTATGATAGTGAAAATAATGAGCTAACAACACCCGAAGTTTTAAAAAAATGGGAGAAAGACTTTGGCACAAATACAAATTCAAAAGATGTGTGGCATTTAGTTTTTAGTATTAAAGAGCAAGATTCTTTTGTTAGTCGTTCTTATTTGATTCAATCTGCCATTGAAACAATCAAAAAGAATCTCCCCTTTAATGATTTTGTTTTTGTTCCACATTGGCATCAAAACAATCCCCATATTCATATTTTACTCAATAAAAGAA carries:
- a CDS encoding VirB4 family type IV secretion/conjugal transfer ATPase, which produces MSFLKNFFSKNQRQEKPPKDSSKTELFSLINKILKEGDSIFTILQPKIFSMALENNIAQKYNEEIIVTSDKNLCIGFELFGYSYSAITPEEELSLSEARNRFFTSLGDDVAVSIVCKKEKILLDYIKPEIKNPYAKEIIDKWENLREAYQIVYYFIISTKSKAILGELNKFKDKFTKEKEEGNGISTIELDRIQKQTKSINYGLDQKANTLESIKQIVKNTLNEFKPRILSSDELINFFATYANMSKTNLKYSYELLTDCYITSDVEFKKDYIIFHTNRANSVIPRDENNNPLEPTQTSEKIYAKFISVKAYETENISSNISTAVLRENIEYSIFISCEVVPKEKALKHIKDKAIFAVQEAKEMLNALDQDIRSDREKLLETSYSILIHAPNLEELNEKTNHLKGVLENQYLAMIAETLNLAPLFFSFFPSRSNLNARKRSLQSSNLATMINLENDILGFNKNRWGNAPVTIFRHLSGSPYFFNFHATSGKEASGHTMIIGASGTGKTALTQFLMTNLFKYDVNIFAMDKMRGMHNFAKYIGGEYHDLDDEAGFKLNPFSLARTTENSNFLRAWLAMMIGIDEKDTQAINNIQDTLKRLEMVEHPNFKEFHNSLETQNDPSKLDLKMAYQPFLDSIFNHQEDALNFKEQLSILNMDAIIKDKTLAGLMAFYIFHKLSNNAKATNKGFFVFVDELKDYLNNEIMREKLLEAILEVRKINGSVMVATQDIGFFKNIPKGSSFINNMVNFLIYPTKNEQTLEDLRTMANLTGNEISFLNKTNPTERKILLKRGDYSAILDVNLSRLQGHLNVFSSDAGDVKNLKALKRAYGEKEWRELYIRGHRMPDEDY
- a CDS encoding VirB3 family type IV secretion system protein translates to MLNSFCYRELTKKPKAKGLSITSWTIWAFISFILWFLFQLYAIPVAIIILALLYTLEFFDEDIYDVIKMRFKIKSKKYFA